A part of Schistosoma mansoni strain Puerto Rico chromosome W, complete genome genomic DNA contains:
- a CDS encoding putative oxalate:formate antiporter — MFGLSMGIGYSVAIACAVSWFPGRRGLIVGIIVGGFGLGSLIFTPIQTAYINPSNLRVDSQTRRFTDPELLDRVPNVFLVMGSILAALQLVACILVRMKPISKEEDEEENEEEGLESAKIQTSPSTDSKKKKLVDGDSQRNTVVEVNVQSGKLLRHIDYYLLFFMMLLNCFPISVLTSSLKIFGQTHISDDRFLSTVTAVTSLFNCGGRVAWGAIVDHFSFKIPICIQLCLWGVLLFTFPVIAYTTGIVIKILYVIWACALFFFLSGVFSMMPAATGSIFGPINLAVNYGMVYLGFVSLIN; from the exons ATGTTTGGGCTTTCAATGGGAATTGGTTATTCCGTCGCAATAGCTTGTGCAGTCTCT TGGTTTCCTGGTAGAAGAGGATTAATTGTTGGTATAATTGTTGGAGGATTTGGATTGGGCTCCCTAATTTTTACACCAATCCAAACTGCATATATTAACCCATCTAACTTAAGGGTTGACAGTCAAACAAG GCGTTTCACCGATCCAGAGCTTCTTGATAGAGTCCCTAATGTTTTCTTGGTGATGGGTTCAATATTGGCAGCGTTGCAGTTAGTGGCATGCATACTTGTCCGTATGAAACCAATCTCAAAAGAA gAAGATGAGGAAGAAAATGAAGAAGAAGGATTAGAAAGTGCAAAAATTCAAACTAGTCCATCTACAGAttcaaaaaagaagaaactagTAGATGGTGATTCACAA CGTAACACTGTGGTGGAAGTAAACGTCCAATCTGGAAAGCTATTACGTCATATTGACTACTaccttttattttttatgaTGCTTCTTAACTGTTTTCCAATATCTGTTCTTACAAGTTCATTAAAG ATCTTTGGACAAACGCATATAAGTGACGATAGGTTTTTGTCAACTGTAACAGCTGTTACTTCTCTTTTCAACTGTGGTGGACGTGTAGCCTGGGGTGCTATTGTGGATCATTTTTCTTTCAAG ATACCAATCTGCATACAACTGTGTTTATGGGGTGTATTACTATTTACGTTTCCTGTTATTGCATATACAACTGGAATCGTAATAAAAATCTTATATGTTATATGGGCATGTGCCTTATTTTTCTTCTTGTCTGGTGTTTTTTCCATGATGCCAGCAGCAACAGGGTCTATATTTGGTCCAATAAATTTGGCTGTCAACTATGGAATGGTTTATCTCGGATTTGTAAGTTTGATTAACTGA